Proteins encoded together in one Lysinibacillus sp. FSL K6-0232 window:
- a CDS encoding bifunctional homocysteine S-methyltransferase/methylenetetrahydrofolate reductase, with the protein MGLLERLKTHVLTADGAIGTVLYGYGLEYCHEEMNIQKPELIEKIHREYIAAGADVIQTNTYGANAIKLVRYGLESRVQQFNEAAITIAKRAAADGGQFVLGTIGGIRGIRKSDATLEEILAAVEEQATVLLAGNPDGLLLETYYDFEELTATLTMLRAKTALPIIAQVSMHEPGVLQNGLSLNEALHDLEALGADVVGVNCRLGPHHTIQAFEGVELPKKAFMSAYPNASLLDLEDGRVVYESEADYFGRAAVALRDQGVRLIGGCCGTTPKHIAAAKKYLEELSPVSEKHAKPVKIEVVREAEPAKHESLYEKVKRERSVIVELDTPRHLEIDGFIEGAQQLYNAGADVVMMADNSLASPRISNIAMGALLKETYGVRPLTHITCRDRNLIGLQSHLMGLNALGIHDVLAVTGDPTKVGDFPGATSVYDVSSMELIQLIKQLNEGVSFSGKPLRKKASFSVAAAFNPNVRVLDRAVARLEKKIEHGADYFISQPVYTKEKIVEIYEATKHLQAPIYLGIMPVTSYKSAEFLHHEVPGIKLSEDALARMKACGDDKERATQEGIAIAKELVEVAAQYFNGIYLITPFLRYDVTLELMKYIKQLDEQKKGVSIDG; encoded by the coding sequence ATGGGATTACTTGAAAGATTAAAAACACATGTATTGACGGCAGATGGTGCAATAGGGACGGTACTCTATGGCTACGGCTTAGAATATTGCCATGAGGAAATGAATATACAGAAGCCTGAATTAATTGAAAAGATTCATAGAGAATATATTGCAGCGGGTGCTGATGTGATTCAAACAAATACGTATGGAGCAAATGCTATTAAATTAGTTCGTTATGGATTAGAGTCACGTGTTCAGCAATTTAATGAAGCGGCCATCACAATTGCAAAACGAGCAGCGGCGGATGGCGGTCAATTTGTGCTAGGAACAATTGGTGGTATTCGTGGCATTCGTAAAAGTGATGCAACATTAGAGGAAATACTAGCAGCTGTCGAAGAGCAGGCAACAGTGTTACTGGCAGGGAATCCAGATGGTCTTTTACTTGAAACGTATTATGATTTTGAAGAGTTAACAGCGACATTAACAATGCTACGAGCAAAAACAGCTTTACCGATTATTGCACAAGTGTCAATGCATGAGCCAGGTGTGCTGCAAAATGGGCTTTCTTTAAATGAGGCATTGCATGATCTAGAGGCATTGGGTGCAGATGTGGTTGGTGTAAACTGCCGTTTAGGTCCGCATCATACAATTCAAGCATTTGAAGGCGTTGAGCTTCCTAAAAAGGCATTTATGTCAGCTTACCCAAATGCTTCGCTTCTTGATTTAGAGGATGGGCGTGTTGTTTATGAATCAGAGGCTGATTATTTTGGTCGAGCAGCTGTAGCGTTGCGTGATCAAGGCGTGCGTTTAATTGGAGGGTGCTGTGGTACAACGCCAAAACATATTGCAGCAGCTAAGAAATACTTAGAGGAGCTATCACCAGTTAGTGAAAAGCATGCAAAGCCAGTGAAAATTGAGGTTGTTCGTGAAGCAGAACCAGCTAAGCATGAATCTCTTTATGAAAAGGTCAAGCGTGAACGTTCTGTAATTGTAGAGCTAGATACACCAAGGCATTTAGAGATTGATGGCTTTATTGAGGGAGCGCAGCAATTATATAATGCTGGTGCTGATGTTGTGATGATGGCAGACAACTCACTAGCCTCTCCACGCATTAGTAATATTGCGATGGGTGCATTATTAAAGGAAACATATGGTGTACGTCCCCTTACACATATTACATGTCGAGACCGTAATTTAATTGGTCTTCAGTCACATTTAATGGGGCTTAATGCTTTAGGTATTCATGATGTGCTAGCTGTGACAGGTGACCCTACAAAAGTAGGCGATTTCCCAGGAGCAACAAGTGTTTATGATGTATCTTCAATGGAATTAATCCAATTAATTAAGCAGTTAAATGAAGGTGTTTCGTTCTCAGGCAAGCCCCTTCGTAAAAAAGCGAGCTTTTCAGTTGCTGCTGCCTTTAACCCAAATGTGCGCGTATTAGATCGTGCAGTAGCTCGTTTAGAGAAAAAAATCGAGCACGGTGCTGACTACTTTATTTCACAGCCTGTTTATACAAAAGAAAAAATTGTGGAAATTTATGAGGCAACAAAGCATTTACAAGCACCTATTTATCTTGGAATTATGCCAGTCACAAGCTATAAAAGCGCAGAGTTTTTACATCATGAGGTTCCCGGTATAAAATTATCAGAGGATGCTCTAGCAAGAATGAAAGCTTGTGGTGATGATAAGGAACGTGCAACACAGGAGGGTATTGCCATTGCTAAGGAATTAGTGGAAGTGGCTGCACAATACTTCAATGGAATTTACCTAATTACACCGTTTTTACGCTATGATGTCACACTAGAGTTAATGAAATATATCAAACAATTGGACGAACAGAAAAAAGGAGTAAGCATAGATGGTTAA
- the hemG gene encoding protoporphyrinogen oxidase, protein MKTVVVLGGGITGLCTMHYLQRQVKEKQLDVRLVLVEKNTYLGGKLHSAYEQGFIMETGADSIVARHKGVMELVQELDFEEQLVYNETGISYIYTNNELHAIPADSTFGIPMSIESLEQSTLISEQGKQEALKDLALPNRGFTKESSIGEFLTYYLGEELVQNQIAPVLAGVYSGDLYQLSIASTLPYLIDYKDNYGSIIKGFDANREQFMQAANKKFISFQNGLSSFINQLEQTLTDVEIIKGVETISIQKKESDYLISLANNASIVADYAVLALPNEAVQSILQDKALDYYFDQFTTASAITIYLGFNIPDARLPADGTGYIVSHNSDVVCNAATWTSRKWKHTSKDSRLLVRLFYKSINPAYEQLRLMTDKELAAIALEDIRKSLGIEEQPTVVNVTKWIDQMPKYDLAHREALQGLQQELDKNYPNLAIAGCSYFGVGIGACIQNGKKIGEELAEKLVKF, encoded by the coding sequence ATGAAAACAGTTGTTGTATTAGGCGGCGGTATTACAGGATTATGTACAATGCATTATTTGCAACGTCAGGTGAAGGAGAAACAGTTAGATGTTCGACTAGTGCTTGTTGAGAAAAATACATATTTAGGTGGTAAATTACACTCAGCGTATGAGCAAGGCTTTATTATGGAAACAGGTGCTGATTCCATTGTAGCCCGTCATAAAGGGGTAATGGAGCTTGTGCAGGAGCTTGATTTTGAAGAGCAATTAGTTTACAACGAAACAGGCATTTCCTATATTTATACAAACAATGAGCTTCATGCTATTCCAGCAGATTCTACATTTGGTATACCAATGAGTATCGAATCCCTTGAGCAAAGTACATTAATTTCAGAACAAGGTAAACAAGAGGCATTAAAGGACTTAGCATTACCAAATAGGGGCTTTACAAAGGAAAGCTCCATTGGAGAGTTTTTAACGTATTATTTAGGAGAGGAGCTTGTGCAAAACCAAATTGCGCCTGTGCTTGCTGGTGTTTATTCTGGCGATCTATACCAGCTTTCAATTGCCTCTACTTTGCCATACCTAATTGATTATAAAGATAATTATGGCAGTATTATTAAAGGCTTTGATGCAAATCGTGAGCAATTTATGCAAGCAGCTAACAAAAAATTTATATCGTTCCAAAATGGCTTGTCCTCCTTTATTAACCAGTTAGAGCAAACGTTAACGGATGTAGAAATTATAAAAGGCGTGGAAACGATAAGTATTCAAAAAAAGGAAAGTGACTATCTAATTTCCCTAGCGAATAATGCAAGCATTGTAGCGGACTATGCTGTTTTAGCGCTGCCAAATGAAGCCGTACAAAGTATCTTACAGGATAAAGCTTTAGATTACTATTTTGATCAATTTACAACTGCGTCAGCCATTACGATTTATTTAGGCTTTAATATACCAGATGCTCGATTGCCAGCAGATGGAACAGGCTATATTGTGTCACATAATTCGGATGTTGTATGTAATGCAGCGACTTGGACAAGCCGTAAATGGAAGCATACATCGAAGGATAGTAGATTACTTGTACGACTTTTTTATAAAAGCATTAATCCAGCGTATGAACAGCTACGTTTAATGACAGATAAGGAATTGGCAGCCATTGCTTTGGAGGATATTCGCAAAAGCTTGGGGATTGAGGAGCAGCCTACTGTTGTCAATGTAACAAAATGGATCGATCAAATGCCTAAATATGATTTAGCACATCGTGAGGCATTGCAAGGGCTGCAACAGGAGCTAGATAAAAATTATCCGAATTTAGCGATTGCAGGCTGCTCTTATTTTGGTGTAGGCATTGGTGCCTGTATTCAAAATGGGAAAAAGATTGGCGAGGAGCTTGCAGAGAAATTAGTTAAATTCTAA
- a CDS encoding globin-coupled sensor protein, whose product MVFQKRRKIKSLDLQQYIVKMDLSNRPSMIKQMEMLNLTKQDLQYLKAFQPYVMNSIDHIVNRFYEVVGREQQLVDIINHHSSVERLKITLRQHIIEMFNGTIDEEFYQRRVKIAKVHVHIGLRTQWYICAFQDLSTSFIDLVEGNIEYPYDQFNTIRAILKICNFEQQLVLEAFENTVEELKDTIEQERESIEQQIVASSEALATISEETNTSFGLLSTQSEELKQLAKKSLDVSMLAEGQALEGRERLKNQSQNMLNIIHSLRDIEENIEHLAGMSKEMESIMSVVTNIANQTNLLALNAAIEAARAGEAGKGFSVVADEVRKLSIQTKESVTAVALLLQKTSERMEKLEDSLTNIQDEVASGEENMSQTEGQFTNILGAMTEAKDQNNCMADKIQVIVEILNELSTSFSEVANSAEKLASFAQNLND is encoded by the coding sequence GTGGTTTTTCAAAAAAGGAGAAAGATAAAATCATTAGACTTACAGCAATATATTGTGAAAATGGATTTGTCTAATCGCCCATCCATGATAAAACAAATGGAGATGCTAAATTTAACAAAGCAAGATTTACAATATTTAAAAGCATTTCAGCCATATGTAATGAACAGTATAGATCACATCGTTAACCGTTTTTACGAAGTGGTAGGGAGAGAGCAGCAATTAGTAGATATTATTAACCATCATAGTTCTGTAGAAAGGCTGAAAATAACATTGCGTCAGCATATTATTGAAATGTTTAACGGAACAATTGATGAGGAGTTCTACCAAAGGCGTGTAAAAATTGCGAAGGTGCATGTTCATATTGGTCTTCGAACACAATGGTATATTTGTGCATTTCAAGATCTATCTACATCATTTATTGATTTAGTGGAGGGAAATATAGAGTATCCTTATGATCAATTTAATACGATTAGGGCAATCCTAAAAATATGTAATTTTGAGCAGCAGCTTGTGTTAGAGGCATTTGAGAATACTGTTGAAGAACTAAAAGATACTATTGAGCAAGAGAGAGAATCAATAGAGCAGCAAATTGTAGCATCTTCAGAGGCACTAGCAACAATATCAGAGGAAACAAACACCTCCTTTGGTCTTTTAAGTACGCAATCGGAAGAGCTTAAACAGCTAGCAAAAAAATCACTTGATGTATCGATGTTAGCTGAAGGTCAAGCGCTTGAAGGTCGTGAGCGCTTAAAAAATCAGTCACAAAATATGCTTAATATTATCCATTCATTGCGTGATATCGAAGAAAATATAGAGCATTTAGCTGGTATGTCAAAGGAAATGGAATCGATTATGAGCGTAGTGACGAATATTGCGAATCAAACGAATCTATTAGCTTTGAATGCTGCCATTGAAGCTGCCCGTGCTGGAGAAGCGGGTAAAGGCTTTAGTGTAGTAGCTGATGAGGTGCGGAAATTATCTATTCAAACAAAAGAATCTGTGACAGCTGTTGCATTATTACTGCAAAAAACAAGTGAGCGGATGGAGAAGCTAGAGGACTCACTAACAAATATTCAAGATGAGGTTGCGTCTGGTGAGGAAAATATGTCACAGACGGAAGGTCAATTTACGAATATACTAGGAGCAATGACAGAGGCAAAGGATCAAAATAATTGTATGGCAGACAAAATACAAGTTATTGTAGAAATATTAAATGAGCTAAGTACTTCTTTTAGTGAGGTAGCAAATTCAGCAGAAAAGTTAGCAAGCTTTGCACAAAACTTAAATGACTAA
- a CDS encoding SEL1-like repeat protein produces MYEQLLIKRNKERIDSLQKRIQADNTWFAQNMNLLAFTEVHITALQKILYQIVQGLLKEQQQRYLQIVYTGQSVQENVLTLLAEYDDVLRDAIPHPVYILIWQISSLEKLACSAEVVDDVLDVLEWYCQHHAKQIKILSEDELDYEEMIDLYKEAVEEQDAEAQYRLGQYYNAIEGEYFQPEKSLKWFERAAVQGNIDAQYLLGNFYFEGIGVEENYSLAFSFYEKAALQGHADAANNLADMYFNGEGVPQNYLLAKKWFDYAAKHHVAEAMFTLGIIYEQGLGVTADKETAFRAYKKSAEAGYVEAQYRLGGIYLEGRLAQAKDVNRGLFWYEKAAEQYHVDAFYDLGFIWSNGLTGIRNIEKGIHWYKQAALQGDAAAKLQLGHIYNKGEGIARNIKEAMKWYRLAADAGVEEAAKLLLELKKL; encoded by the coding sequence ATGTACGAGCAATTATTAATAAAGCGCAATAAAGAAAGAATTGATTCCCTACAGAAGCGTATACAAGCAGACAATACATGGTTTGCTCAAAATATGAACTTATTAGCATTTACTGAAGTGCATATAACAGCCTTGCAAAAAATATTGTATCAGATAGTTCAAGGACTATTAAAAGAGCAGCAGCAGCGTTATTTACAAATTGTCTATACAGGGCAATCTGTACAGGAGAATGTATTAACACTGTTAGCAGAGTATGATGACGTGCTGCGTGATGCTATTCCACATCCTGTTTATATTCTTATTTGGCAAATTTCTTCGCTAGAGAAGCTAGCTTGTAGTGCTGAAGTAGTGGACGATGTATTGGATGTGCTGGAGTGGTATTGTCAGCATCACGCTAAACAAATCAAGATATTAAGTGAAGACGAATTAGACTATGAGGAAATGATCGATTTATACAAAGAGGCGGTCGAGGAGCAGGATGCAGAGGCACAGTATCGCCTAGGGCAATATTATAATGCTATAGAAGGTGAATATTTTCAGCCAGAAAAATCGCTAAAATGGTTTGAACGTGCAGCTGTTCAGGGTAATATAGATGCACAATATCTACTAGGAAATTTTTACTTTGAAGGAATTGGTGTTGAAGAAAATTACTCCCTTGCATTTTCATTTTATGAAAAAGCGGCTTTACAGGGCCATGCGGATGCAGCTAATAATTTAGCGGATATGTATTTTAATGGAGAGGGTGTACCGCAAAATTACCTACTAGCAAAAAAATGGTTTGACTATGCAGCAAAGCATCATGTTGCCGAAGCAATGTTTACTTTAGGAATTATTTATGAACAAGGATTAGGCGTGACGGCTGATAAGGAAACAGCCTTTCGTGCTTATAAAAAATCTGCTGAGGCAGGTTATGTGGAGGCACAGTATCGTCTTGGTGGCATTTATTTGGAAGGACGCCTAGCTCAAGCGAAAGATGTAAATCGTGGTCTATTTTGGTATGAAAAAGCGGCAGAGCAATACCATGTTGATGCTTTTTATGATTTAGGCTTTATCTGGAGCAATGGTTTAACAGGGATACGTAATATTGAAAAAGGAATTCATTGGTATAAGCAAGCAGCACTTCAAGGTGATGCAGCTGCAAAGCTACAGCTTGGGCATATTTACAATAAAGGGGAAGGAATTGCCCGAAATATAAAAGAAGCGATGAAATGGTACCGTCTTGCGGCTGATGCTGGTGTTGAAGAGGCTGCCAAATTACTGCTGGAACTTAAAAAATTATGA
- a CDS encoding DUF2653 family protein: MAQIISEQDIINAICLSQAYYKKIRPEAVLVELTYDDDAGFGAEVDVNGQIEMLNTAAMIGALRVWIKDVLHGDPFSTGIELVLDDEQGIIAILS; the protein is encoded by the coding sequence ATGGCACAAATAATTAGTGAGCAAGATATTATTAATGCCATTTGTTTATCCCAAGCGTATTATAAAAAAATTCGCCCAGAAGCTGTTCTTGTTGAGCTAACATACGATGATGATGCTGGCTTTGGTGCAGAAGTTGATGTCAATGGCCAAATCGAAATGCTCAATACAGCAGCAATGATTGGCGCTTTACGTGTTTGGATAAAGGATGTTTTACATGGCGATCCATTCTCAACAGGTATTGAACTTGTGTTAGATGATGAACAGGGTATTATTGCCATACTATCTTAA
- a CDS encoding potassium channel family protein: MISFILSAKRLLIGLWRSFQRPYFLSLFTTLVLIILSGTLFYKGTEGWYWLDAMYFAVVSLIPTGVETGLYPTSNYSKVFTMIYLIVGTGVMFIMLLMLGRSIVDISLHEEEEDRKVNK, translated from the coding sequence ATGATATCATTTATATTATCTGCTAAAAGATTGTTAATAGGATTGTGGCGCTCCTTTCAACGACCATATTTTTTATCGCTATTTACAACATTAGTGTTAATTATTTTATCAGGAACATTGTTTTACAAAGGAACTGAAGGGTGGTATTGGTTGGATGCTATGTATTTTGCGGTCGTTAGCTTAATTCCAACAGGTGTAGAAACAGGACTATATCCAACTTCTAATTATTCTAAAGTTTTTACAATGATTTATTTAATTGTTGGTACAGGTGTGATGTTTATTATGTTATTGATGCTTGGACGATCCATCGTTGATATTTCTCTTCATGAGGAAGAGGAGGATAGGAAAGTGAACAAATAA
- a CDS encoding S-layer homology domain-containing protein has translation MQLSKKFRFLATSILALQLVAPVAANAEEQTDNIAPSWAVQADYVALGDSLAHGMNELGLIGLSYTDFVAQALQQEGFLASYNKGFAMSGYTTTNILTDIQNNVEKAVTGFGYTSEQVKLRDAIKNAEIITLTAGANDLLPILKESQQTGINTAAIIKATKETVANVGAILGEIKKLNPQAEVYVMGYYNSFPYYEEKLQAQFKVLLATLNTTLKAAVEKAGATFVPTYDVVAKDVPSYLPNPENIHLSEAGYLAVANEAFLPIMKTSSLWDVSKAIAVNVKNSTTVEVSWHKATDNVGVTNYRIFVNDQQISTVDANTTAITLDQLTENTAYHIVVKAVDAAGNESVQNPAITFTTKGAISFTDIESHWAKEYIQKAAATGIMNGYPDGTFRPNHNITRVQAAAILVRSLGLTTQEQAPFTDIANYDAKTKSEIAAAYAHGLIKGTADGKFNPGQPVTRAQLALMLYRAYEQQFNQPSVVTGNQLPFTDIASYDVETQQAITMLYELGIVVGDGKQYLPKAPTKRSEAAKIFVNLSQLTTQ, from the coding sequence ATGCAATTATCAAAGAAATTTCGTTTTTTAGCTACAAGTATACTTGCTTTACAGTTAGTTGCCCCTGTAGCAGCCAATGCAGAGGAGCAAACCGACAATATAGCACCGAGCTGGGCTGTTCAGGCAGATTATGTGGCACTGGGTGATTCATTAGCTCATGGTATGAATGAGCTAGGTCTTATTGGGCTAAGCTACACAGATTTTGTAGCACAAGCATTGCAACAAGAGGGCTTTTTAGCTTCCTATAACAAAGGCTTTGCGATGTCAGGCTATACAACAACAAATATTTTAACAGATATCCAAAATAATGTAGAAAAGGCAGTGACGGGCTTTGGCTATACAAGTGAGCAAGTAAAGCTACGTGATGCTATTAAAAATGCTGAAATTATTACATTAACTGCTGGAGCCAATGATTTATTGCCTATTTTAAAAGAATCACAGCAAACGGGCATTAATACGGCTGCCATTATTAAGGCGACAAAGGAAACAGTAGCCAATGTTGGAGCTATTTTAGGAGAAATAAAAAAATTAAATCCACAAGCAGAAGTATATGTAATGGGCTATTATAATTCGTTCCCATATTATGAGGAAAAACTACAAGCACAGTTTAAAGTGCTACTAGCTACACTTAATACAACATTAAAAGCAGCGGTTGAAAAAGCAGGTGCAACGTTTGTGCCAACATATGATGTTGTGGCAAAGGATGTTCCAAGCTATTTACCAAATCCAGAAAATATTCATTTAAGTGAGGCTGGCTATTTAGCAGTAGCAAATGAAGCATTTTTACCAATCATGAAGACAAGCTCTTTATGGGATGTATCGAAGGCAATTGCTGTAAATGTAAAGAATTCTACTACTGTAGAGGTAAGCTGGCACAAGGCAACAGATAATGTAGGTGTAACGAATTATCGTATCTTTGTCAATGACCAGCAAATATCAACAGTTGATGCCAATACAACTGCGATTACACTTGATCAGCTAACAGAAAATACAGCCTATCATATTGTAGTAAAAGCAGTGGATGCGGCTGGTAATGAAAGTGTTCAAAATCCAGCCATTACATTTACCACAAAGGGAGCTATTAGCTTTACGGATATAGAAAGTCATTGGGCAAAAGAGTATATTCAAAAAGCTGCAGCAACAGGCATTATGAATGGCTATCCAGATGGTACATTTAGACCGAATCATAATATAACACGTGTCCAAGCTGCAGCAATACTTGTAAGAAGTCTAGGATTAACAACACAGGAGCAAGCACCATTTACAGATATTGCGAATTATGATGCTAAAACAAAGTCAGAAATTGCAGCAGCCTATGCACACGGACTCATTAAAGGTACAGCAGATGGAAAATTCAATCCAGGACAGCCGGTAACACGTGCTCAATTAGCATTAATGCTTTATCGAGCTTATGAACAGCAATTTAATCAGCCTTCTGTAGTGACAGGTAATCAACTACCATTTACAGATATTGCTTCATATGATGTAGAAACACAGCAGGCAATTACAATGCTGTATGAGCTAGGGATTGTAGTAGGAGATGGCAAGCAATACTTACCAAAGGCTCCAACAAAACGAAGCGAGGCAGCCAAAATATTTGTCAACCTTAGTCAACTAACCACTCAATAA
- a CDS encoding endonuclease Q family protein: MKEFYADLHIHIGRTASGRAVKITGSKTLTLARILETASARKGLDIIGIIDCHSPEVIEEMSELLAQGELKELEGGGLRFQETTLIPGSEIEIYDQFCHGPIHVLAYFPTLLLMKQFSNWMAQHMKNIHLSSQRIYCDGRTLQQKVYELGGLFIPAHVFTPFKSLFGKGVQRSLTEVFDPKMIDAIELGLSSDTMMVNQIKELQAYTFVSNSDAHSLGKIAREYQKLRLAAANFTELKKALHEQQGRAVLANYGLNPLLGKYHQTVCAKCGEQLDNLATHCTNCGSTQIIKGVATRIQELSEDLLNTRYRPPYIHQVPLDFIPGIGPKMLERLLQAFGTEMNILHNVTLEQLEQIVPSKIATFIDQARTGQLAIAVGGGGIYGKIQAD, encoded by the coding sequence ATGAAAGAGTTTTATGCAGATTTACATATTCATATTGGTCGTACTGCTAGTGGACGTGCTGTGAAAATTACAGGCAGTAAAACATTAACATTAGCACGCATCTTAGAAACAGCCAGTGCAAGAAAGGGGTTAGATATTATTGGTATTATCGATTGTCATTCACCAGAGGTTATAGAGGAAATGAGTGAGCTATTAGCGCAAGGTGAACTAAAGGAGCTAGAAGGAGGGGGGCTACGTTTTCAGGAAACAACACTAATTCCAGGTTCAGAAATTGAAATTTATGATCAATTTTGCCATGGCCCTATTCATGTGCTTGCATACTTCCCTACACTTTTGCTAATGAAGCAATTTTCAAATTGGATGGCTCAGCATATGAAAAATATCCATTTAAGCTCACAGCGAATCTATTGTGATGGACGAACATTACAGCAAAAGGTGTATGAATTGGGTGGGCTTTTTATTCCTGCACATGTTTTTACCCCCTTTAAAAGCCTGTTTGGCAAAGGTGTTCAGCGCAGTTTAACAGAGGTATTTGATCCGAAGATGATAGACGCTATTGAATTAGGGTTAAGCTCTGATACAATGATGGTCAATCAAATAAAAGAGCTTCAGGCATATACATTTGTTAGTAACTCTGATGCTCATTCCCTTGGAAAAATAGCACGTGAATATCAAAAGCTACGATTAGCAGCAGCCAATTTTACAGAGCTAAAAAAGGCTCTTCATGAACAGCAGGGTCGTGCAGTCCTTGCAAATTATGGATTAAATCCTTTACTTGGTAAATACCATCAAACCGTCTGTGCAAAATGTGGTGAACAGCTTGATAATCTAGCAACTCACTGTACAAATTGTGGAAGTACACAAATTATAAAAGGTGTGGCTACACGCATTCAGGAGCTATCGGAGGATTTACTGAATACTCGATATAGACCCCCTTATATTCATCAGGTGCCGTTAGATTTTATTCCTGGAATTGGACCTAAGATGCTGGAACGATTACTGCAAGCATTTGGAACAGAGATGAATATTTTACACAATGTAACACTAGAGCAGCTTGAACAAATTGTCCCCTCTAAAATTGCTACATTCATTGATCAAGCAAGAACAGGTCAATTAGCGATTGCTGTTGGGGGTGGTGGAATTTATGGAAAAATACAAGCTGACTAA
- a CDS encoding heme ABC transporter ATP-binding protein — protein MTLEAKQVSFSINDQRILHEVSIHIKEKQFVGLIGPNGSGKSTLLKNMYRLLKPENGTILLNEHDILKQSSKAIAKNLAVVSQETPVLFDFTVHDLVSMGRTPHKKLLELDKEQDFRIVKDALKQTGIEHLAKRSFSSLSGGEKKRVMVARALAQQAQVLILDEPTNHLDIQHQLQVMDLIQTLHLTVVAALHDLNIAAMYCDQIYVLQHGRIVCYGTPEEVLTPALLQKVFGVYADIQTHALTGKPYLTYIPEQFTSNKIKAVAAT, from the coding sequence ATGACATTAGAAGCAAAGCAAGTATCATTCTCCATTAACGATCAGCGCATATTACATGAAGTGAGTATTCACATAAAGGAAAAGCAATTTGTTGGGCTAATTGGTCCTAATGGTAGCGGTAAATCAACGTTGTTAAAAAATATGTATCGTTTATTAAAGCCTGAAAATGGTACAATTTTATTAAACGAGCACGATATTTTAAAGCAATCGAGTAAAGCTATTGCCAAAAATTTAGCTGTTGTTAGTCAAGAAACACCTGTATTATTTGATTTTACTGTACATGATTTAGTTAGTATGGGTAGAACACCACATAAAAAGTTATTAGAGCTAGACAAAGAGCAGGATTTTCGAATTGTGAAAGATGCGCTGAAGCAAACAGGTATTGAGCATCTAGCAAAACGCAGCTTTAGCTCCCTTTCAGGAGGCGAGAAAAAGCGTGTTATGGTTGCGCGGGCACTTGCACAACAAGCACAGGTGCTTATTCTAGATGAGCCAACAAATCATTTAGATATTCAACATCAGCTTCAGGTGATGGATTTAATTCAAACCTTACATTTAACAGTAGTCGCAGCTTTGCATGACTTAAATATCGCGGCTATGTACTGTGATCAAATATATGTGCTACAGCATGGACGGATTGTATGCTATGGTACACCAGAGGAAGTGCTAACGCCTGCATTATTGCAAAAGGTATTTGGTGTCTACGCGGATATTCAGACACATGCATTGACAGGCAAGCCATATCTAACCTATATTCCTGAACAATTTACAAGCAATAAAATAAAGGCAGTAGCAGCAACATAA